The DNA segment AAATTAAAGAGTTATCTGGAAAAAGAAATGTACTATTGTATATTCCATTAATTCTTAAAGAGATATTTTTTATCTCCAATTGATTTCCAATACTAACACCATTTACTTTTGAAAAAAAGGTATCAACAGCAACTGATGTGTCTGAAACTTTTACTCCTAAATTTAAATACTTTATATCATTTTTATCAATACCAAAGATATTTGCATAAGCTCTCTTATTTTTACCTTTTATATACACATAATCTGATGTGGCATAAATTGGAATAATCTTACAATTTAAAATTCTTAATCTATCAATATCTTTTTTATCAATTGATGTATATCCATTCTGATAATTTGGAAATATTATAATATAATTTGAAATACTTCCCAAATTTTCCATAATTCCTTGTTTTAATCCTCCTCCTAAAATTCCTAATGAAGATATTGCTGCTACTCCAATAATTATCCCTAACAATGCTAAAATACTTCTCAAAAAATGCCTTTTTAAATTTCTCTTAGCCATTTCAAAATACATAAAATATCACTTATCTAACTTTTCAATTTAATAACTCTTCTTTCTCAATTCTTCCATCTTTAATGTAAATTATTCTATCTCCAAATCTTGCAACATTTGGGTCGTGAGTAACTACAATTATAGTTTTTCCATTTTCATTTAATTTTTTTAACAACATCATAATCTTTTCTCCTGTCTTACTATCCAAAGCTCCTGTTGGTTCATCTGCTAATATAATTGGTGGATTATTTGCCAAAGCTCTCGCTATAGCCACTCTCTGCTGTTGTCCCCCACTCAATTGATTTGGCTTATGATTGGCAAATCTCTCCTCTAATTCAGCCATTTTTAAACACTCTAAAGCCCTTTTTTTTCTCTCTTCTTTACTCATTGAATTTCTATACTTAAAAATTAGTGGAAGTTCTACATTTTCTAAGGCAGTTAATAGAGGAATTAAATTAAATTGCTGAAAGACAAAACCAATTTTATCTCTCCTAATTTTTGTTAATCCATTGTCATCTAAGTCATTTGTCCTTATATTGTCAATATAAACCTCTCCTTCTGTTGGTTTGTCCAAACAACCAATAATATTTAAAAGTGTAGATTTTCCACTTCCAGAAGGGCCCATAATTGAAACAAACTCTCCCTCTTTTATTCTTAGATTTAAATCTTTTAGGGCGTATATGGTCTCATCTCCCATTTTGTAGATTTTTGTTACATTTTTTAGTTTAATCATTCTTTCCCTTTTTAAATCCTCTATAAATTAAATAAACCACTCCTATAACAAATATAATTCCTATCCCCATTACTAAATAATTAATTTCCTCACTATTTTCATTTTTTAAGGAAATAACTTCTTTATTAATTTTTATTGTTTTATGGATTGTTATTAAGTTGTTATTTTCATCCCTATATGTTATTTTAATTGGAATTTCGCTTACATTTCCATTTATTACACAGTGTAATTCAAAACTTCCATAATCATCAGGATTTAATGTTCCTACAAAATAGTTCTCATATGGCTTTTTTGGGATTATATTCTTAGTTCTTACTATTGAGATTAGAACACTCTTCGCCTTTCCAGTTCCTATATTGTCAATATCCCCTGTTATTTTTACCTCATTAAATGAACTTTCTACATCAATCCCACTTAAAACTAAATCTGCCTTTCCTATAACATCTATCGTTAAGTTTTTCTCTATTTGGTTGTTATCAAAGTATATAACTACGGGAATTGAGGTAATTCCTTCTTTATCTACTTTTATTTGGAATGATGTATTTTTTATTTCTCCTTTTTTAATAAATACGGTTTTTTGGTTATTTTCAATAAAGTATTTACTTATTTGGACTATAAATAGAGAATCTTTATAGTTATTTTTTATTGAGATTGTTAAATTATTAATTTTTCCAACTGTTATTATTGGATTATTTATATTTATCGAAATTAATTTATTTGGAAACACATTGAATGTTAAACTGCCTAAATTCTCAACTATATTTTTATTTTGATATGTTAAAGTTTCTGTTTTTGAATCCCCGTTTATTGTTTCTGATTTTTGAGTTAATTCCAATAAATCATAAGGATTTTCGTAGGATATTTTATAATTTATAGAATAAACTCCCTCTTTTTTAGCAAATATTGTTAGTGGAATGCAAGTTGTAATTTTAGGACTCAAAGATGTTATTGTAAAAGTATTGTCTCCTAAAATTACTAAATTGTTTGAATTTTGAAAGGTTATTTTAATATTCTCAGCTGTTCCTGTTCCTTTATTAGTTAATAGAATTAAAACTTTATTAGTTCCAACTTTTAGAATATTACTGTTAGGTTTTATTATAATATTTGCCTTTCCTCTTACAGGAAGTGTAAAAATTCTATTTTCAGAGTATTGTTCTCCATTTTTAGTATAGTTACAATAAACTACCATTTTATAGTCATAATTTGGTGCATTATCTTTAATTTTTATAATAAAATGAGCAACACCAATTTCAGATGGGAAAAGATGTCCTATCCACTGCTTACCTTTAATTATTTGAATATATTCTTCTGACATTTGGTTGTAAGGTTTTATATAAACGAGAGTGTTATTAATCTCCTCATCTGATTCAAATGTTACATATAAATCATAGGTTTTTGAAGGCTCTAAGTATTGAGTTTTATAGTCAATATTTTTAAATGTTATATAGGCAGAGGTTTGAGTTAAAAGAATAAAAAGTAAAAAAGTAATTAATAGATTTTTTAATTCTCTCATATTTTTCCCTCAATTTATAGAAATTTTAATACACTGTATAGTTGATATAAACCAAATATAACTGTTGGGATTAATGCAGTTATAAATGCCTTCTTTAACTCTAAGTTTCTTGCATATTTTATAGCATAAGTCCATATATATAAGTTCCATATCGTTACAGCAAATCCTATTAATGCATTGGTGTATATTAAAGTTTTTGGAAATATCTGTTTCATAACCATTTTAACAATAATAGGGTTTTGTAGTTGTTCCATTGATAATGTAGGAATATGAACATTTGATAGGAAATAGTATCCAATTGGTATAGTTATACATAAAGCAATTAAATTAGGTAAAAATCCATAGCCAATGAATTCAAAAGTCCTTTTAAAAGAGCCATTCCCACCAAATGCCATTGATATAATATGCATAACTATTGCTATTAATAGCCACGCCACAAACCCTCCAATAAATGCTGAAATCGCTGATATAATTGTCATAAATGATAACATACTCTGCATATCTTGAGGAAAG comes from the Methanocaldococcus sp. genome and includes:
- a CDS encoding COG1361 S-layer family protein; its protein translation is MRELKNLLITFLLFILLTQTSAYITFKNIDYKTQYLEPSKTYDLYVTFESDEEINNTLVYIKPYNQMSEEYIQIIKGKQWIGHLFPSEIGVAHFIIKIKDNAPNYDYKMVVYCNYTKNGEQYSENRIFTLPVRGKANIIIKPNSNILKVGTNKVLILLTNKGTGTAENIKITFQNSNNLVILGDNTFTITSLSPKITTCIPLTIFAKKEGVYSINYKISYENPYDLLELTQKSETINGDSKTETLTYQNKNIVENLGSLTFNVFPNKLISININNPIITVGKINNLTISIKNNYKDSLFIVQISKYFIENNQKTVFIKKGEIKNTSFQIKVDKEGITSIPVVIYFDNNQIEKNLTIDVIGKADLVLSGIDVESSFNEVKITGDIDNIGTGKAKSVLISIVRTKNIIPKKPYENYFVGTLNPDDYGSFELHCVINGNVSEIPIKITYRDENNNLITIHKTIKINKEVISLKNENSEEINYLVMGIGIIFVIGVVYLIYRGFKKGKND
- a CDS encoding ABC transporter ATP-binding protein, with translation MIKLKNVTKIYKMGDETIYALKDLNLRIKEGEFVSIMGPSGSGKSTLLNIIGCLDKPTEGEVYIDNIRTNDLDDNGLTKIRRDKIGFVFQQFNLIPLLTALENVELPLIFKYRNSMSKEERKKRALECLKMAELEERFANHKPNQLSGGQQQRVAIARALANNPPIILADEPTGALDSKTGEKIMMLLKKLNENGKTIIVVTHDPNVARFGDRIIYIKDGRIEKEELLN
- a CDS encoding YIP1 family protein; amino-acid sequence: MDIKELILNPNNFFKNLSNKEISLKEPFIIVLIFSILLSIYSYYTSSVMFKIFPQDMQSMLSFMTIISAISAFIGGFVAWLLIAIVMHIISMAFGGNGSFKRTFEFIGYGFLPNLIALCITIPIGYYFLSNVHIPTLSMEQLQNPIIVKMVMKQIFPKTLIYTNALIGFAVTIWNLYIWTYAIKYARNLELKKAFITALIPTVIFGLYQLYSVLKFL